The nucleotide sequence ATTACCAATAAACAGTATCAAAAAGAAAAAAACGCTTAAAATTAAACCATCTGTCAGCGACATCTGAAAAACAATGTTCTCTACCTCAATTGGCTGTTGAATCGAATAGACACCTAAGTATATACTGAGAAGGAGACTTAGCACGTGGCTGGCACAAAACACACGATTGACCGTTTTCATTTTAATCACCTAACCTATCTTTATAATTCTATTATAATCATTTTATCATTTTTTTGTATGTATAAAGTTTCAATTTTTCTTCACTTACGATTTTTTTTGATATTGTTGTTATATAAATGAAAGGAGTTTTACAAATGATTGATCCAAAAATGTTGGGGATGATCTTCCTCATTAATTTTGCTTATATCACTCTGAACACGTTACGTTTCATGTTGACAATGAAAGGCTATCGACTGATTGCTCCACTTGTCAGTATGGTCGAGATCACGATTTATATCGTCGGCTTATCCCTTGTTTTAGATCGTTTAGATAATCCACTGAATTTATTTGTCTATGCGTTAGGTTACGCAGTAGGTATCAGTGTCGGAATTTTGATTGAAGACAAATTGGCATTAGGATACATCATGGTCACAACGATTTTGCCAGCAAATAGCGCAGAAGATAAAAGTTTGCCGGGTATACTGAGAGAACACGGTTATGGTGTGACACAGACTTCTGCAATGGGGCTGGAAGGTGAGCGGCTAGTTCTCGAAATACTTTCTCCTAGAAAAAGCGAACGTGAACTGTATCGCCTGATCAAAGAAATCGAAGAGCGTGCTTTTATCATTTCTTATGAGCCAAAATATATTTCAGGTGGTTTCTGGACTAAAAAAGTGAGAAAACGACAAGGAAAATAACTCACAAACTTAAAAACTGTCTAATATCTAAATTAAATTTTAAATGTTAGACAGTTTTTATTTATTATTTTGATTAAAAAACATCGACATATACTCATCAATTTGTTATTATACTTTATATACTTATCAATTTAATTTGGAGATATTATGGAAATTCAACGTAGAACCACTAATTTTTTACATTTAGGCTCTTTTTTTGCAACTTTGACGATCTTATTTTTTCTATGTTATTCATACCTTAAGACCTCACATGCGCCTTCTAGTGCATTAGGCTGGTTGCTTTTGGATCATTCTGATATCACAGAAGCCGAAGAAAATCCGTTTTTTTTGATTTTTTCTTCTCTTTGCGGCTTACTGTTTTCTGTTTATTTCGGTGCCTATTTTTTTCATCGACATCCTGGTACGTTAAACGAAGCTTCAAGCGTATTGATTGCATTTAAAACGTTTTCTTTTTTAGCAATTCTTTTTTATTCGTTTAATCACAATACGCTTTTCTTCTTTATCATGAATGGTTTAGTCGTGATTTTATCCATTTTTACTTATTTTATTTTTTCACTCATTTTTAGCCAATTGAAATGTCCGCTCTTCTTTCGATTAGTTCCTGTCACCTGTTTTATTTACAGCTTGTTTTCCTTTTTTGTCCTTGCTTTAATGCCACTGACCAACCCTTCGACGATCCAAGTCGCAGGAAATCTGTTGGATATGCTCTTCATCGTCAGTCTAGGTGTATTTATGTGGCAAAGAAAAAACAAACAAAATAAAAAGCATTTTGAAGCCTGACTATTACGACTTCATAAATGCTTTTTTAGTTTTAAACACTTCAATCTAAAAGAATAACCCAAGATTGGATAAATTATTAATGACTCGCCATTCGTTTCTTAGTGATTCTGGATTATCAAATGGACTTCCTAATCTAATCAGCTAGTTCTTCCCATAAAATGCCATACTTGACTGAATCATAATATTGATTATTTAAAAATCTAACTTTTCTTATCACTACTTCCTTTGTCATTCCACATTTCTCACCATTTTTTTGCATTCCTTTGTTTCCAGACCATGTAGTGAATCTAATAGGTGGTAGATAGGCAAAATACTCAAATAATTCTTTTAACCATAAAGGAAGAGAAAGGCTCCTCCTGCAAGAGTCAGTATAATTTTTGCTTACTGCTCTCTTAGGTTTTACTCACTAAAACTGTTCCATATTCTTTGATATAAGAAAATGCATGCGGTATAAATTTCTTGCTCAGCTCAGAAAAGATTTGTCGTTTAAGAAAGGCCATTTCCTCCATTGTCAATGAAGGATCCAATGTTGGTAATTCAATCTCAAAATTGTTTTTTTCGACAATAGGTAATTCTAATGTGAATGATTCTTCTTCCTTTATAGTATTCGTCACAAGTAGAGACTGATGGAAAATACTAGGCCGGCGATTTTTATATTTATTCTTACGTATCCTGTCAACGATAACTTCTATTTGATCAAAAAAGTACGATTCATTTACGTCTCCAATAAGTTCGGCTAATTCTTTGAATGCCTTCGTTACAGGAAGCTGATTCTTCTGTACAAAAAAGTAATTAGCCAAAGTAAGCGGGAAGTGTTCTATAGAGGAAAGTGTGATAAAACGGTACTTCTCATTTCCTGCAGTTGTCCTCAGCAATTCTGTCTCTCGGCTGTTTCTTACTCCATAAAAATACGCTTCTTTCCGTTCATCTTCGAAACAATACGCCCAAATAACTTCTCCCATCGCTAATTTTTGTTCATCAACAGAGAGTCTCTTCAATTGTTCAGCTATGGTTTCAGCAGCCGAAGTGGCTTGTTGCAAGTAATCTTTAGGATCAAATATTGGAAAGTTCAAATGATATCTTCGTTCTTCCCTCTTGATTAATCCTGCATCGATCAATAAATCAAGAAAATGGGAAAATTTATTTTGCGAAAATTCTTTTTTCAATTCTCTTAGAATCGTTTCTTGTTCTCGATGTTCATATAGATAATCGGTCAATGAAGAAAAAAGCGGATCATCGGTCAGTTTTTGATAAAAGTTTTCCTTATTTTTTGAATAATAGTTCATATATGTTCTCTTTTCTATCCGTTTTATTTTACTTAAAAGGCTTTTACGTAAAAAGGAGGAAGAACAAGAGTCATAATTGACTGTTATTCTCCTCCATTTCTTCGGCCTTTAGTATGTTCTATGTTTCTTTTTATATCAATCGCTTATCCATTCATTTTGAATGCTTCATACTACCATTTGATTAGCTAAATACAGCCGTCAATTGAGGTACGACTTGTTTTTTACGTGAAACGACACCTTTAAGCAAAGCACGGTTGTTGGTCAAAGTTGTTTGGAAAGCTTCTTCTACTTTTTCTTTTCCTTTACCAGCAACAAGTAATTCTGAATCACTGTCTAAGATGTTTGTGACAACTAATACGAACAGATCGTAGCCATTTGCTTTCATTTCATCTTCCATTGCTGCTTCTAGCTCTGCTTGTCGATCCATCACTTCATTAAGGTCCACTGTATTGACTTGAGCGATACGAACGTTGGAACTGCCCATTGGGAAACTTTTTGCATCCAAATCAAGAAGAACCGCAGCTGATTTATCACTTAGATTTGTTCCTGCTTTCAACATTTCAAGTCCATAAGTGTTTAGATCGACTTCAGCGATTGCTGCAAGTTCTTTTGCAGCTGCTTCATCTTCAGGCGTACATGTTGGTGATTTGAACAACAATGTATCTGAAATGATAGCTGAGAGCATGATTCCTGCGATTTCTTTAGGAATTGTTACTTGGTTTTCTTTATATAGTTTTAAAATAATCGTACTTGTACATCCAACTGGTTCTGCACGATAGTACAATGGATTAGCTGTTTCAAAGTTTGCAATACGATGGTGGTCTACTACAGCTAAAATATTTACTTCGCTGATATCTGAAATACTTTGTTGGAATTCATTATGATCCACAAGCATGACATCTGCATTTTCTGCTTTAGCTGACTCTACTACTCGTGGTGCAGATAGCTGAAAGTGGTCTAATGCGTATTGTGTTTCTTCATTAGGTGTACCTAGAGCAACTGCTTCTGTTTCTTTACCTAATTCATTTTGCAAGTGTGAAAACGCAATGGCTGCCCCGATTGCATCTGTATCTGGATTTTGGTGACCAAAAACTAAAATTTTTGACATGTCATTCGCTCCTTTGTGATTTCTCCTATTTAATAATAGCAAAAAAACGGAAAGAAGCAATACTTATCTTCTTTCCGATGCGACCTATCGCGTTAAATATTTTGTATACTCTTCTGTATGAAGCAATCGTTTAGCATTTTCGACACGTTCTTTTGTAGGTGGTTCGATCCCTTCTAATGGATATTTCAAACCAAGTGTTTCCCACTTGTATTTTCCCATCGTATGATAAGGAAGAATCTCTACTCTGTCTACATTTGACAAGGTTTGAATAAAGTTGTCTAGTCGGATCAAATATTCATCATAATCACTTCGCTCAGGAACTAGTACATGGCGAATCCAAACCGGTTTGTTGATTTTTGACAAATATTGAGCCATTTCTAAAATATTTTCATTGTCCCAATGCGTTAGTTTTTTATGCTCTTCATTATCGATGTGTTTGATGTCAAATAACAGTAAATCTGTATACTTCATCAATTCTTGAAAACGTGAAAAGAAAGGTTCTTCATACGTAAAAGGTTTTCCGCATGTATCCAATGTAGTATGCATCTTCCGCTCTTTTGCTTTTTTAAATAGTTCGATCAAAAAATCGATCTGCAATAGAGGTTCTCCACCACTAACAGTAATACCACCTTTATCTCCCCAGTAAGGTCTGAAGCGTTCTGCTTTATCTAAAAGTTCATCTGCTGTGTATTCTTTCCCTCCGCCAATATTCCAAGTATCTGGATTGTGACAAAATTGGCAACGCATGCGGCATCCTTGCATAAACACGACAAAGCGCAGTCCAGGTCCGTCTACTGAACCGAAAGTTTCGATAGAATGAACATAGCCGATTGTTTTTTCTTCCATTTAAGTTCACATCTTTTCTTTGATTTCATTTTAAGTACAAGTTAGCTGTCGAAGCGAAGCTTTCTGAACAAAATTTTTCGCAATTGCCGCTTCGTTATGTGTAAAATTTACAGGGACGGAACATACAAGTCCTGCCCCTGTAAATCGTTTCTTTCAAATAAGCATACTGATTATTCGATTTTGATGCGATGGCTATTCAACGTCCTTTCGACGCTAAGTCGAAAAACTTTTTTCACGAACTTTTTACATTCTGTCGTGTGAAGTTCTCATCAAGACATCTAATTGTTGTTCTCTTGTCAAGTCACGGAATTTAACTGCATAACCAGATACCCGGATCGTCAAGTTCGGATATTTCATTGGATTTTCCATTGCATCACGCAATAAATCATTACTGAATACATTGACATTCAAATGATAAGCTCCTTTTGAGAAGTATCCATCTAAGACATTACGCAAGTTTTCGATTCTTGTATCTTGTTCTTTTCCAAGACCTGAAGGATTGATTGTTTGGGTATTTGAAATTCCATCCAATGCACAGCCGTAATTCATTTTAGCTGTTGAGTTCAGGCTAGCTAATAACCCACTTTGTTCCGCATTGTAACTTGGATTTGCTCCTGGCGCAAGTGGTTTTCCAGCTTCACGGCCATCAGGAGTATTTCCTGTATTTTTACCGTAAACAACATTTGAAGTAATCGTCAATAATGAAGTTGTTGGTTTTGAGTTGCGGTAAGTTTTATGACGTTTGATTTGTCCCATGAAGTATTCCAAGATCCATGAAACTAATTCATCTGCACGGTCATCATCATTTCCGTATTTAGGGAAGTCGCCATCCACTTCAAAATCAACTGCTATTCCTTTTTCATTACGGATTGCTTTTACTTTTGCATATTTGATCGCTGACAAGCTGTCTGCCGCATGAGAGATCCCAGCAATACCTGTAGCAAATGTGCGTTGCAAGTCAGAATCCATCAAAGCCAGCTGAGCTGCTTCATAAGAATATTTATCATGCATATAATGAATGATGTTCAACGTATTGACATATAGTTCTGCTAACCAATCCATCATATTCATGAAGTTATGTTTCACTTCTTCAAAGTCTAGTATTTCTGATGTGATTGGACGATATTCTGGTCCAACTTGGGCGCCAGTCACTTCATCGACTCCGCCATTGATGGCATATAATAGTGTTTTAGCCAAGTTAGCACGAGCGCCAAAGAATTGCATGTCTTTTCCGACAACTGTTCCTGATACACAGCAAGCAATCGCACAATCATCAGAACCCCATTGTTCACGAAGCTGATTATCATTTTCGAATTGAATCGAAGAACTTTCGATAGCGATTCTGCTAGCATATGTTCTGAATCCTTCTGGAAGGTGTTCAGAATACAAAACAGTCAAGTTTGGTTCTGGTGAAGGTCCCATATTTGTTAATGTATGAAGCAGACGGAAATCATTCTTTGTAACTAATGAACGACCATCTAATCCCATACCTGCAATGGATAAAGTAGCCCAGATAGGGAATCCTGAGAATAATTGGTTATATTCAGGTGTACGCGCGAATTTGACCATACGTAATTTCATTACTAAGTGGTCGATCAATTCTTGTGCTTCTTTTTCTGTGATTACTCCATTATCCAAATCACGTTGGATATAGATATCAAGGAATGCTGAGATACGTCCGATTGACATCGCAGCACCATTTTGTGATTTGATTGCTGCTAAATATCCGAAGTATAGCCATTGGACAGCTTCTTTTGCATTTGCAGCTGGTTTAGAAATATCATAGCCATATTTCGCAGCCATTTCTTTCATTTGCGCTAATGCACGATATTGTTCAGTGATTTCTTCACGTAAACGAATCACTTCTTCACTCATTGTATGATAACCAGTCATATCATGATCTTTTTTCTTTTGTTCCATCAAATAGTCGATTCCATACAATGCCACACGACGATAGTCACCGATGATACGTCCGCGACCGTAAGCGTCTGGAAGCCCTGTAATGATTTTGTTTTTACGAGCAGCACGCATTTCAGCAGTATAAGCGTCAAATACACCTTGATTATGTGTTTTGCGCCAGTCAGTGAAAATATGTGTCAATTCATCGTTTGGTGTATAGCCATTGCTTTTTAGCGCATTGTTAGCCATATTGATTCCGCCGAACGGCATGAATGCTTGTTTCAAAGGTTTGTCTGTCTGTAGACCGACGATTTTTTCCAAATCTTTATCCAAATAGCCTGCATCGTGTGAAGTAATAGTTGATACGATTTCTGTGTCCATATCATAGACACCGTTACGCTCGAATTGGATATCATTTAACTTTTGCAATTCATCCCATAATTTTTCTGTTGCTTCTGTTGGGCCTTCCAAAAAGCTGTCATCACCGCGATATTCAGTGTAGTTATTTTGAATAAAGTCTCTAGTGTCTACGCCTTCTTTCCATTTGGTACCTTTAAATCCATTCCATTGCTCCATTGTATGGACCTCCTAAATTTCTGTTTTATGTAACAGTTTTTACGTGATTAGTATAACACAGCACCCTATCTTTGCAAGGGTTTTCTTGTTTTTTATTTAACAATTTTTATGTTTTATTTACATATATTTAAATCAACGTTGACATACCAACATTTAAGCATTGTGAACACTTTCATCTTTTTTTGCAAACGTATAAGGATTTATTAAAAATGAATGAAAAAGAGACGCCACCTGTATTAATACAGATGGCGTCTCTTCATTAAAATACTACAACAGTTACGACTCGATGAAAATCTCAGGAGCATCGATAACTTCGATGACTTCTCCACCTTTTTTCTCATCCATCGCAAATGATCCATTCGATGTTCGATCACCTATAGGGAAATCAGTTGGGTCAATCGTTAACTGCTGCCCTTTTTGATTCATCAAGGTTATTTCTTTTGATCTTCCTTCCGACATATAGATAATACGGTGCGGATTTTTTTTCAGCTCACGCATGACCGTCACTCCCCGCTTCGCACGTGAAGTTTGGCTGATTTCTTGAGCAAGCATGCGTTTAACAGCTCCTCGCTGAGTAACGATTACGATCGGCGTATCACCTTCTGCTAACACAAGCAGCCCGTTGATAATCCTATCTCCATCTTTCAAATTCATAGACTTCACTCCAGCTGCCTTTGCTCCAACAACGGGAACATCTGTTAAAGGATAGCGCAAACCCATTCCTTGATGCGTTACTAAGAAAACATCTAAGCCTGGCTGATCTTCTTTCAGATACACAGCAATCAGTTCATCTTCTTCCGCCTTTAGCTTCATACAGCTGAGCGGACGGCTCTTATAGGTGCGCCATGGTTCGAACTCTGTCATTCGTGTTTGCTTGATCAATCCATTCTTGCTGATGAATACAAATGTTTTCTCTGCTTGAATTTTTTGATATGGGAAAACAGCTAAAATCGATTCGTCTACAGACAGATTGGAGATTGTTTGAGAAATGTGCTCACCAGCATCTTTCCATTTCAAATCGGGTAGTTCATGGACAGGGCGGTAGATCACATTTGCTTTATTTGTGATCAGAAGAACATGGTCCAATGTACTCAATTCACCTGAGTATAGCAAGTAGTCGCCTTCTCGCATCCCGATTTCTTCTGGTTTGGAAGCACTATAAGAACGAAGGCTTGTTCGCTTCACATAGCCTTCTCGCGTCACACTGACAATTACGTCTTCTTGTGCCACTAAGACTTGCGTATCAATTTTGATTTCTTCGATTTCGTCTTCGATTGTCGTTAGACGAGCGGAAGAATAATTTTTTTTCACTTCTCGCAATTCTTTTTTCATAACAGAGAAAAGCTCTTTGTCATTTGAAAGGATTTTATTCAACTCTGTGATTTGCGCAATCAAGCTTTCGGATTCCTTTTGAAGCTCTGTGATATCCGTGTTCGTCAAACGGTATAATTGCAATGTGACAATTGCTTCTGCTTGTTCTTCTGTAAATTGAAAGACGTCGACTAAATTCTTTTTGGCGTCTTTTTTGTCTTTACTTTCACGAATCGTTGCGATTACTTCATCCAGAATCGATAAAGCTTTCATCAATCCTTCTACGATATGCTGTCTTTTTTGAGCTTTGGCTAAATCGAATTGACTACGTTTTGTTATGACTTGCTTTCGATGCTCGATATAACTTCTTAAAATGTCTTTCAGTCCAACTTGATGCGGAGTCATATGGTCGATAGCGACCATATTGAAATTGTAATTGATCTGTAGCTCAGTGTTTTTGAACAAATAATTCAAAATTCCTTGAGCATTGGCGTCTTTTTTCAATTCGACGACAATTTGCAGACCTGTTCTATCACTTTCATCTCGTACTTCAGCTATTCCATCGATTTTCTTATTCAAACGGATCTCATCCATTTTTTTCACCAAGGTCGCTTTATTTACTTCATATGGGATTTCTGTGATCACGATTTGCTGTTTATTACCCTTCATTGCCTCTATCTTTGTTTTCGAACGAAGAATAACTTTTCCTCGCCCTGTTTCATAAGCTTTTTTGATTTCATCTTTTCCTTGCAAGATCCCTCCTGTTGGAAAGTCAGGTCCAGGAATATATTCCATCAATTTTTCAAGGCTCGCTTGTGGATGATCGATCATATAGATTGTGCCATCGATCACTTCAGCTAAGTTATGAGTCGGGATTTCTGTTGCATATCCAGCAGATATACCTGTCGATCCATTGACGAGAAGGTTTGGGTATCGAGCTGGAAGGACTGTTGGTTCTTTTTCTGTATCATCAAAATTCCACACGAGATCGACTGTTTCTTTTTCGATATCTGCTAGCATCTCTCCACTTAACTTGGATAATCTGGCTTCAGTATAACGCATCGCAGCAGGTGGATCACCGTCCATACTCCCGTTATTCCCGTGCATTTCGATCAGTACTTCCCGCAACTTCCAGTCTTGGCTCATGCGGACCATCGCTTCATAAATACTGCTGTCACCATGAGGATGATAATTCCCCATGATATTTCCGACAGATTTTGCTGATTTACGGAATCCTTTGTCATACGTATTGCCATCTTTGTTCATGGCAAATAATATCCGGCGTTGCACTGGCTTCAATCCATCACGGATATCAGGCAGTGCACGTTCTTGGATAATATATTTGGAATAACGTCCGAAGCGGTCACCCATCACTTCTTCTAAAGTTAATTCTTGTACTTCTTGTCGATTTTCCATCAGGTGACCTCCTATTCTACTTCAAATAACTGATTGTTTTCATTTTTATCTGCTCGTTCTTCATCTAATAAATCATTAGAAACTGAAGGAGAGATTTCAGTATCCTCTTTTTTATCTAAGATACTGCCATCTTCTTCGAGCGTAAATTGCACGTGATTTTCGATCCATTTTCTTCGAGGTTCTACTTTGTCACCCATCAGTGTGGTTACTCGACGTTCAGCTTGCGCAGCATCATCGATACGGACGCGGATCAACGTACGGGAAGTCGGATCCATCGTTGTTTCCCACAATTGTTCCGCATTCATCTCTCCAAGTCCTTTATATCGCTGCAGCATATATCCTTTGCCGACTTTTTTAATCATTGCTGCCAATTCGTCATCTGTCCACGCATATTCAATGACTTGCTTCTTTCCTTGTCCTTTGGATACTTTATATAAAGGCGGTAACGCGATATATACTTTCCCAGCTTCAATCAGCGGTTTCATATAACGATAAAAGAAAGTAAGCAGTAATACTTGAATATGGGCGCCGTCTGTATCCGCATCGGTCATGATGATTACTTTGTCGTAATTACAGTCTTCGATAGAAAACTCAGGACCGACTCCTGCACCAATCGTATAGATCATCGTATTGATTTCTTCATTTTTCAAGATATCTTGCATTTTAGCTTTTTCGGTATTGATGACTTTTCCTCGTAAAGGTAGAATTGCTTGGAACTTTCTGTCTCTTCCTTGTTTAGCAGATCCGCCAGCAGAATCCCCTTCGACTAAATACAATTCATTTTTCTTAGGGTTTCGGGATTGTGCGGGTGTCAATTTTCCTGAAAGAAGAGATTCGCCTTTTTTACGCTTCTTCCCATTTCGGCTTTCTTCTCTGGCTTTACGTGCTGCTTCTCTCGCTTCTCTGGCTTTGATTGCTTTACGGACCAACATCTGGCTCATTTCGCTATTTTCCTGCAAATAAAAGCCCATTTGTTCACTGATGACGTTATCTACTACGGTACGAGCAACTGGCGTACCAAGTTTTTCTTTTGTTTGCCCTTCAAATTGCAGAAGATTTTCAGGTACACGGATAGAAAGTACAGCAGCTAACCCTTCTCTGAAATCACTACCTTCCAGATTCTTGTCCCGTTCTTTCAGCAAACCAACTTTTCTCGCATATTCATTATAAGATTTCGTCATCGCCGCTTTCATACCAGCTTCATGGGTTCCCCCATCTTTTGTCCGAACGTTATTGACAAAAGATAAAACATTTTCTGAATAACCGTCATTGTATTGATAAGCGACCTCTACTTCGATACCTTCTTTTTCTCCTGAAAAATAAACAACTGGTGTCAATGTATCTTTTTCTTCATTCAGATAATCAACAAATTCTTTGATTCCTTCTTCGTAATGAAAAATTTCCTTGACTGGTTCTTCTCCACGAAGATCAGAAAGAGAGATTTTAACGCCTTTTAGAAGAAAGGCAGATTCTCTTAACCGTTCGGCTAAAATTTCATATGAAAATTTCGTTGTACTGAATATTGTATCATCTGGTAAAAAATGGACAGTCGTCCCGTTTGCTTTTTTTGTTTTTCCTATCTTTTTCAACGTACCGTCAGGTTTACCGCCGTTTTTAAATTTCTGCTGATACTCTACGCCATCTCTAACGATCGTTACAGTTAGCCATTTCGATAAGGCATTTACCACACTGGCTCCTACACCGTGCAGTCCACCAGAAGTTTTGTACCCTCCTTGACCAAACTTTCCGCCAGCATGCAGCACAGTAAAAATCACTTCAACTGTTGGTATTCCGGAAGCATGCATTCCTACAGGCATCCCACGTCCGCTATCTGCAACAGTTATACTATTGTCTTCATGGATGGTCACATCAATCTCACTGCCATAACCTGATAATGCTTCGTCAACTGCATTATCGACGATTTCATAGACTAAATGATGCAAGCCTCGGCTGTCAGTGGATCCAATGTACATCCCTGGTCTTTTTCTAACTGCCTCTAATCCTTCCAATACTTGGATGGACGAGTCATTGTATTCGTTGTTTACTTTTTTTGCCAAGGCAAACGCTCCTTCAATAATACTTTGCGGCAAAACCGCACCACGATTATCATACTAGAAAAGGTCGTGAAAAAAAAGAGGGTAGACGAGAAATCAATTTTAATTATCTCCTAACCGCTTTTTCGACATTCCCCTCTATCGATCATCTCTTCTTTGTGGTCATTTTTATTTTTGGTTTTCTTTCAACTTACCAAGTTCAATCTTAATACAACGATCCATTACGATATCTGTACGTCCTGCTTTTCTTAGCATCTCAGCTGCTTCTTTGTTTTCAATCCCTAATTGTGCCCAGAACACTTTAGCATCAGTTTTCAAAAAATCATCTGCTATTTCAGGTAAAAATTCACTCCGTCTAAATACATCTACGATATCGATTGGATCATCGATTTCTGTCAAATTCGCATAGACTTTCTCGCCTAGAATTTCTTCACCAGCCAATAATGGATTTACTGGTATGATTTTATATCCATTGTCTTGCAATACCTGTGCAACCATGTAACTTGTTCGTTCTGGTTTATTGCTCAAGCCTACGACGGCAATATTTTTTGCTTCTTCCAAATAGTTGAAAATCGTTTCTTGTGTTGGATTTTTTACAGACATTTCTGCCACCCCTTGCTTTTCTTTTTATTCCAT is from Enterococcus faecium and encodes:
- a CDS encoding CoA-binding protein, yielding MSVKNPTQETIFNYLEEAKNIAVVGLSNKPERTSYMVAQVLQDNGYKIIPVNPLLAGEEILGEKVYANLTEIDDPIDIVDVFRRSEFLPEIADDFLKTDAKVFWAQLGIENKEAAEMLRKAGRTDIVMDRCIKIELGKLKENQK
- the parE gene encoding DNA topoisomerase IV subunit B; this translates as MAKKVNNEYNDSSIQVLEGLEAVRKRPGMYIGSTDSRGLHHLVYEIVDNAVDEALSGYGSEIDVTIHEDNSITVADSGRGMPVGMHASGIPTVEVIFTVLHAGGKFGQGGYKTSGGLHGVGASVVNALSKWLTVTIVRDGVEYQQKFKNGGKPDGTLKKIGKTKKANGTTVHFLPDDTIFSTTKFSYEILAERLRESAFLLKGVKISLSDLRGEEPVKEIFHYEEGIKEFVDYLNEEKDTLTPVVYFSGEKEGIEVEVAYQYNDGYSENVLSFVNNVRTKDGGTHEAGMKAAMTKSYNEYARKVGLLKERDKNLEGSDFREGLAAVLSIRVPENLLQFEGQTKEKLGTPVARTVVDNVISEQMGFYLQENSEMSQMLVRKAIKAREAREAARKAREESRNGKKRKKGESLLSGKLTPAQSRNPKKNELYLVEGDSAGGSAKQGRDRKFQAILPLRGKVINTEKAKMQDILKNEEINTMIYTIGAGVGPEFSIEDCNYDKVIIMTDADTDGAHIQVLLLTFFYRYMKPLIEAGKVYIALPPLYKVSKGQGKKQVIEYAWTDDELAAMIKKVGKGYMLQRYKGLGEMNAEQLWETTMDPTSRTLIRVRIDDAAQAERRVTTLMGDKVEPRRKWIENHVQFTLEEDGSILDKKEDTEISPSVSNDLLDEERADKNENNQLFEVE